One region of Mycobacterium riyadhense genomic DNA includes:
- a CDS encoding enoyl-CoA hydratase/isomerase family protein, producing MPMSASFETILLDIDAADHVATITLNRPKQLNAFNRTMCEEMAQAWRVVKLDDAVHAVVLRAAGRAFSAGLDIKTPYGQPENVWNHEDPGELLSPKWQKMFKPVVCAVHGICTAGAFYFINESDVVICSTDATFFDSHVSAGLVCALEPVGLMRRIGLGEALRIALMGNDERLGADTALRIGLVSEVVEPEQLWARAHEIAATIAAKPPSATQGTVKAIWESLDKPYRAAMEQGLIYTRLGNPLGQAELAAGEAAAHEPTIR from the coding sequence ATGCCGATGAGCGCGTCGTTCGAAACCATCTTGCTCGACATCGATGCCGCCGACCACGTCGCGACCATTACGCTGAATCGCCCCAAGCAGTTGAATGCGTTCAACCGCACCATGTGTGAGGAGATGGCCCAAGCGTGGCGCGTCGTCAAACTCGACGACGCGGTGCACGCGGTGGTACTCAGGGCAGCAGGCCGCGCGTTCAGTGCCGGCCTCGATATCAAGACCCCCTATGGCCAACCGGAAAATGTGTGGAACCACGAAGACCCCGGTGAATTACTGAGTCCTAAGTGGCAGAAGATGTTCAAGCCGGTGGTATGCGCCGTGCACGGCATATGTACCGCCGGCGCGTTCTACTTCATCAACGAGTCCGATGTCGTCATCTGCTCGACGGATGCGACGTTCTTCGATTCGCATGTGTCGGCCGGTCTGGTCTGCGCGTTGGAGCCCGTCGGGCTGATGCGCCGCATCGGTCTCGGTGAAGCCTTGCGGATCGCATTGATGGGCAACGATGAACGGCTCGGCGCTGACACCGCGCTGCGAATCGGATTGGTCTCGGAAGTGGTTGAACCCGAGCAGTTATGGGCACGCGCACACGAGATCGCGGCGACCATCGCGGCCAAGCCGCCATCGGCCACCCAGGGCACCGTCAAAGCAATCTGGGAATCGCTGGACAAGCCCTACCGGGCCGCGATGGAACAAGGGCTCATCTACACCCGACTCGGCAATCCACTGGGCCAGGCGGAACTAGCGGCCGGCGAGGCCGCCGCGCATGAACCAACGATCCGGTGA
- a CDS encoding class I adenylate-forming enzyme family protein, with amino-acid sequence MPGDTVADVLRHQSRRRADHPLLVCDGDRISYSEADRRSAELARGLIALGAGKGTHVGLLYPNGSEFVIGMLAAGRIGAVVVPFSTFATARELREQLVDSDVRILLSAASFRSHDYVKRLSQVLSESEFYSDDPLFCSGVPQLRHVVVDCEPVCQRANTVEPALLDALEDDVDGSDVLAIVYTSGSESTPKGVVHTHAALLRHQRNLNMIRGLTVDDKLFCTAPFFWIGGFAFGLLATVVAGSTLVCSNATDPGAILDLLEAETPTMTNGFAASVAHLANHPSFTERDLSSTRRGNLYPIMAPDVRPADPELRHNMLGMTEAGSVVLISEDESDQPAGRRGSYGRPAPGFETRIVDGELYIRGPFVMQHYYKRSREECFDADGWFHTGDLVRADGEGFMYFIGRRSGMIKTAGANVSAAEVEKAIAKLGLVAHVVGIPDAERGQLVAAVIELDDADDFDQAAALDRLTTELSAYKIPKRCVALPRAEVPLLSSGKVDTRQLKKLFCD; translated from the coding sequence ATGCCCGGTGATACGGTCGCCGACGTGCTGCGCCACCAATCCCGACGGCGCGCAGACCATCCGTTGCTGGTGTGCGACGGTGACCGGATCAGCTACAGCGAGGCCGATCGTCGCTCGGCGGAGCTTGCCCGTGGGCTGATCGCACTTGGCGCAGGCAAGGGAACCCACGTCGGGCTGCTTTACCCGAACGGCAGCGAGTTTGTCATTGGGATGCTGGCAGCGGGGCGTATCGGCGCGGTGGTTGTTCCGTTCTCCACCTTCGCCACCGCTCGGGAGCTGCGCGAACAGCTGGTCGACAGCGATGTGCGGATCCTCTTGAGCGCCGCCTCGTTTCGCTCCCACGACTATGTAAAGCGGCTAAGTCAGGTGCTGTCAGAGTCCGAATTCTACAGCGACGACCCATTGTTCTGCAGCGGCGTGCCGCAATTGCGCCACGTAGTTGTCGATTGCGAGCCTGTGTGTCAACGTGCCAACACGGTCGAACCCGCCCTGCTGGACGCACTGGAAGACGATGTCGACGGTTCGGACGTGCTGGCGATCGTGTACACCTCGGGCTCGGAGAGTACGCCCAAGGGAGTGGTGCACACCCATGCCGCACTGCTGCGACACCAGCGGAATCTCAACATGATTCGCGGCCTGACGGTAGACGACAAGCTGTTCTGCACTGCGCCGTTCTTCTGGATCGGCGGCTTTGCCTTTGGTCTGTTGGCCACTGTGGTTGCCGGGTCGACTCTGGTGTGCTCCAACGCCACCGACCCCGGCGCGATCCTCGACTTACTCGAGGCCGAAACGCCAACCATGACAAATGGTTTCGCCGCCAGCGTCGCGCATCTGGCCAACCATCCCAGCTTCACCGAACGCGACCTCTCGTCGACGCGACGGGGCAATCTCTATCCCATCATGGCGCCCGATGTCCGGCCGGCTGATCCCGAGCTACGGCACAACATGCTGGGGATGACCGAAGCCGGCAGTGTCGTGCTCATCAGCGAGGACGAATCCGACCAACCCGCGGGGCGGCGTGGCTCCTATGGCAGGCCGGCACCGGGCTTCGAGACCAGAATCGTTGACGGCGAACTCTATATCCGCGGGCCATTCGTGATGCAGCATTACTACAAGCGCAGTCGGGAAGAGTGCTTCGATGCCGACGGCTGGTTCCACACCGGGGATTTGGTGCGCGCCGATGGCGAGGGGTTCATGTATTTCATCGGCCGGCGCAGCGGAATGATCAAGACCGCGGGCGCCAATGTCTCGGCGGCCGAGGTGGAAAAGGCCATTGCCAAGCTCGGGCTGGTGGCGCACGTGGTGGGCATTCCGGATGCCGAGCGTGGACAGCTGGTGGCCGCCGTCATAGAGCTGGACGACGCTGATGACTTTGACCAAGCGGCGGCGCTCGATCGGCTCACGACGGAGCTGTCGGCGTACAAGATCCCCAAACGCTGTGTCGCCCTACCGCGCGCCGAGGTACCGCTGCTGTCTAGCGGCAAGGTCGATACGCGGCAACTGAAGAAGTTGTTCTGTGACTGA
- a CDS encoding class I adenylate-forming enzyme family protein, giving the protein MHPLSQRIADALDLQPGANAIEYDGQWLSWDVLGNAARRIGSLAAPDPQIGILLRNRPAHVAAFLGVLLGGGTVVTLNPARGDDRARADIDALGLPVIVGESDDLATLVADVPGTRTVSLSNVFDRPDELPAAPAGARCAVAVRMLTSGTTGPPKRIDLTYDMLAHSAMGPDYGRAPAPPELRHGVAIVNSPLVHIGGVFRVLQCVAQARPFVLLERFELNAWTAAVRKHRPRTVSLVPAALRTVLHADLPRADLDSIRAVTCGTAPLSADDADAFTAKYGVPVLTSYAATEFGGGVAGWTLADYQQFWRAKRGSVGRANPGTQLRVVNEHGSPLPPDQVGRLEVKPGQRGPSAQWMRTTDIARIDADGFLWIVGRADQAIVRGGFKILPDVVRVALEAHPAVAGAAVIGRFDERLGATPVAMVELRQSTSADTVELVEYLRSRLARYEIPTDIAIVDAIPRTASGKPDLNAIRSFFGADHAR; this is encoded by the coding sequence ATGCACCCGCTGAGTCAACGCATCGCCGATGCGCTCGATCTGCAGCCGGGGGCAAACGCCATCGAGTATGACGGCCAATGGCTTTCGTGGGACGTGCTCGGCAACGCGGCACGGCGCATCGGGTCCCTCGCCGCACCCGATCCGCAGATCGGAATCCTGCTGCGCAACCGGCCCGCTCACGTGGCGGCGTTCCTCGGCGTGCTGCTAGGCGGCGGAACCGTAGTGACCCTCAATCCCGCCCGCGGCGACGACCGCGCCAGAGCCGACATCGACGCGCTGGGATTGCCGGTGATCGTCGGCGAATCCGACGATCTGGCGACACTGGTTGCTGACGTACCCGGCACCCGGACCGTGTCGCTCTCCAATGTCTTCGACCGGCCCGACGAACTACCGGCGGCACCGGCCGGTGCCCGGTGTGCCGTCGCGGTGCGCATGCTGACCAGTGGAACGACCGGCCCGCCCAAACGAATCGACCTGACTTACGACATGCTCGCACACAGCGCGATGGGCCCGGACTACGGCCGTGCGCCGGCGCCCCCCGAGCTCCGCCACGGTGTTGCGATCGTCAATTCACCTTTGGTGCATATTGGCGGCGTGTTCCGCGTGCTGCAATGCGTCGCTCAGGCGAGACCGTTTGTGTTGCTGGAACGATTCGAGCTCAACGCCTGGACCGCGGCCGTGCGCAAACACCGGCCCCGCACGGTGTCGCTGGTACCCGCCGCGTTGCGGACTGTGCTGCACGCCGACCTGCCGCGCGCCGACTTGGACAGCATCCGCGCCGTCACCTGCGGTACCGCTCCGCTATCGGCCGACGACGCCGATGCCTTCACCGCGAAATACGGTGTTCCCGTCCTGACCTCTTATGCCGCAACCGAATTCGGTGGCGGTGTCGCCGGCTGGACGCTCGCCGATTACCAGCAGTTCTGGAGAGCCAAACGCGGCAGTGTCGGCCGAGCCAACCCCGGCACACAACTACGAGTGGTCAATGAGCACGGCTCCCCACTCCCGCCGGACCAGGTTGGTCGGCTGGAGGTCAAACCGGGACAACGGGGCCCGTCGGCGCAGTGGATGCGGACCACGGATATAGCGCGCATCGATGCCGACGGCTTCCTCTGGATCGTCGGCCGGGCGGATCAGGCGATCGTCCGCGGCGGCTTCAAGATCCTGCCAGACGTTGTTCGCGTCGCGCTGGAGGCCCACCCCGCGGTGGCCGGCGCCGCCGTGATCGGGCGTTTCGACGAGCGTCTTGGGGCGACGCCGGTGGCCATGGTGGAATTGCGCCAATCGACATCCGCCGACACGGTCGAGTTGGTCGAATACCTGCGGTCCCGCCTGGCGCGCTACGAGATTCCGACCGATATCGCGATCGTCGACGCGATCCCGCGTACGGCGTCCGGCAAACCCGACCTGAACGCGATCCGGAGCTTCTTCGGTGCTGACCATGCCCGGTGA